In a single window of the Montipora capricornis isolate CH-2021 chromosome 11, ASM3666992v2, whole genome shotgun sequence genome:
- the LOC138024426 gene encoding uncharacterized protein: MQAGTSFFNSNTPTIVIRSLFDKYDKSGTGTLDSTELDDLLQKDLGFKKDQAKVYSLLLDKDGDQSISFEEFLAWLRSGERFEFLRDQQQFQTLCKAVDLFKTYDKDNNNSLSQDELKLLLDSLGYKEVDVKRFFEYLDEHKNGKISFCELMKWLNWVSVD; the protein is encoded by the coding sequence ATGCAAGCAGGAACAAGTTTCTTTAATAGTAACACGCCGACGATTGTGATACGAAGCCTTTTCGATAAGTACGACAAGAGTGGAACAGGTACGTTAGACTCCACCGAATTAGATGACCTTCTGCAGAAAGATCTAGGATTCAAGAAGGATCAAGCCAAGGTTTATTCGTTGTTATTAGACAAGGATGGCGATCAAAGCATCTCGTTTGAGGAATTTCTGGCCTGGCTTCGAAGTGGAGAGCGTTTTGAATTTCTCCGCGATCAACAACAGTTCCAAACCCTTTGTAAAGCAGTGGATCTCTTCAAAACATATGACAAGGATAACAACAACAGCTTGAGTCAAGACGAACTGAAACTCTTGCTTGATTCTTTGGGATACAAGGAAGTAGATGTGAAGAGGTTTTTCGAATACCTTGATGAacacaaaaatggaaaaatctcGTTTTGCGAACTAATGAAATGGTTAAACTGGGTCTCCGTCGATTAA